One Triticum dicoccoides isolate Atlit2015 ecotype Zavitan chromosome 5B, WEW_v2.0, whole genome shotgun sequence genomic window carries:
- the LOC119310682 gene encoding uncharacterized protein LOC119310682 has product MESLPLHKRNVGRDDERISALPDDLLLGILERLELREAVRAGAVSTRWRHLAHRLSRLHLNGRHFRCTTLLQYMDAFTGAARSLLTDRDCDCNGSHAVKSISLRFFLSAPHLSSIGRAVEHVVSRGETKRLHFGTCSPYKRNTALQLAEFGQQFMSFSRDYPLAFRWLTRLTLKNLAFGHPDVTDLISACDRLTHLTLSFCQLVDEHTPLKINTPCSGIKDLEFIQFGCTQIELISVPKLSKVQCTSWRLANPPVRFGYVPELCNVSLSTGAMAWQAPFLLSKCLSGSAMNLSRISLNFCHQMIWIQPEHPNQLAAIFRNLGHVSLFGIFPECDLSWTLFILDAAPALFSLTLSRTRHSCVETPKDSAEKTTVVWEPSKDSKNLKLKFLLIFGFEEEDKVINYIRLVMERAVGLKRIELDVERPCEYCKDTDLESATRSQVDEASSHRIRERLAHGSSSLVEIIINVKSPNSSNC; this is encoded by the exons ATGGAGTCGCTGCCGCTGCACAAGCGCAACGTCGGCCGAGATGACGAAAGGATCAGCGCGCTCCCTGACGACCTCCTCCTCGGAATCCTCGAGCGCCTTGAACTGCGCGAGGCGGTCCGCGCCGGAGCAGTCTCGACGCGGTGGCGGCACCTCGCCCACCGCCTCTCGCGCCTGCACCTCAACGGTCGCCATTTCCGCTGCACCACGCTGCTCCAGTACATGGACGCGTTCACGGGCGCGGCACGGAGTTTGCTGACCGACCGCGACTGCGACTGCAACGGCAGTCATGCTGTCAAGTCCATCAGCCTCCGCTTCTTCCTGTCGGCCCCCCACCTGAGCTCCATCGGCCGCGCCGTTGAGCACGTCGTCAGCCGCGGCGAGACCAAACGGCTCCATTTTGGCACATGCTCGCCATACAAGAGAAACACTGCCCTGCAGCTCGCCGAGTTTGGGCAGCAGTTCATGTCCTTCTCCCGCGACTACCCACTCGCTTTCCGGTGGCTCACCAGGCTTACACTCAAGAACCTTGCGTTTGGGCATCCCGACGTCACCGACCTCATTAGTGCCTGTGACAGGCTCACGCACCTCACTCTGAGTTTTTGCCAACTGGTTGACGAGCACACACCGCTCAAGATCAACACACCGTGTTCTGGGATCAAGGATCTCGAATTCATCCAATTTGGGTGCACGCAGATCGAGCTCATCTCTGTCCCCAAGCTCAGTAAAGTGCAGTGCACATCTTGGCGCTTGGCGAACCCTCCTGTGCGCTTTGGCTATGTTCCAGAGCTTTGCAATGTGAGCCTCAGTACCGGCGCCATGGCGTGGCAGGCGCCATTCTTGCTGAGCAAGTGCTTGTCAGGGAGTGCCATGAACCTGTCCAGAATATCTCTCAATTTTTGCCACCAAATG ATTTGGATTCAACCGGAACATCCGAACCAGCTTGCTGCTATATTCAGAAATCTGGGTCATGTGTCTCTTTTTGGTATCTTCCCTGAGTGTGATCTGAGCTGGACCCTATTTATCCTTGACGCTGCACCTGCACTCTTTAGTTTGACA TTATCTCGAACTCGACATTCATGTGTTGAAACACCCAAGGATAGTGCTGAGAAGACCACTGTGGTTTGGGAGCCATCCAAGGATTCTAAGAACTTGAAATTGAAGTTCTTGTTGATTTTCGGGTTTGAGGAAGAAGACAAGGTGATAAACTATATAAGGCTTGTCATGGAACGAGCCGTGGGGTTGAAGAGAATTGAGCTGGATGTTGAACGCCCATGTGAGTATTGCAAGGACACAGACCTTGAGTCCGCGACGAGATCCCAGGTGGATGAAGCTAGCAGTCATCGGATTAGGGAGAGGCTCGCACATGGATCCTCCTCGCTCGTGGAGATAATAATAAATGTTAAATCCCCTAACTCCTCCAACTGCTAG
- the LOC119306809 gene encoding lipid phosphate phosphatase 2-like: protein MQAPAGTNAPACRFTTTWSHGVRILRSHAYDWAALLLLIGVEGILNAIEPFHRFVGEGMIADLRYPMKSNTVPFWAVAIVAIIVPMLIFIAIYIWRRNAYDLHHAILGILFSVLITGVLTDAIKDAVGRPRPNFFWRCFPDGIAVYDNITTAVICHGDASVIKEGHKSFPSGHSSWSFAGLGFLSWYLAGKITVFDRRGHVAKLCAVILPLLVAALIAISRVDDYWHHWQDVFAGGILGMVVASVCYLQFFPPPSDDKGFWPHAHFRDISEREEESRRRRTTEMSNSGSTAVVPRQGETGANTSRTLEAMESGT from the exons ATGCAGGCGCCGGCCGGTACCAATGCTCCGGCGTGCCGGTTCACCACCACGTGGTCGCATGGCGTCAGGATCCTGAGGTCGCACGCCTACGACTGGGCTGCGCTGCTCCTCCTGATCGGTGTCGAAGGCATCCTCAACGCCATCGAGCCGTTCCACCGGTTCGTCGGCGAAGGCATGATCGCGGACCTCAGATACCCCATGAAGAGCAACACCGTCCCGTTCTGGGCGGTCGCG ATCGTTGCTATCATTGTACCTATgctcatcttcatcgccatctacATCTGGAGGAGGAATGCGTATGATTTGCACCACGCTATACTTG GTATTCTGTTTTCTGTGTTGATCACCGGCGTCCTGACGGACGCGATCAAGGACGCCGTGGGCCGTCCGCGCCCCAACTTCTTCTGGCGCTGCTTCCCTGATGGAATCGCT GTGTACGACAACATCACCACAGCAGTCATATGCCACGGCGACGCCAGCGTGATCAAAGAAGGCCACAAGAGCTTCCCAAGCGGTCACTCTTCCT GGTCCTTCGCCGGTCTGGGGTTCCTGTCGTGGTACCTCGCCGGGAAGATCACCGTCTTCGACCGACGAGGGCACGTCGCCAAGCTGTGCGCGGTCATCCTGCCTCTCCTCGTGGCCGCGCTCATCGCCATCTCGCGGGTAGATGACTACTGGCACCATTGGCAGGACGTCTTCGCGGGCGGCATCCTTG GAATGGTGGTTGCGTCTGTTTGCTACCTGCAGTTCTTTCCACCACCCTCTGATGACAAAG GTTTCTGGCCTCATGCCCACTTCAGGGACATCAGCGAGAGGGAAGAGGAGAGCCGGAGGCGGCGCACTACTGAAATGAGCAACAGTGGCTCAACCGCAGTTGTCCCTCGGCAAGGTGAGACGGGGGCAAACACGAGCCGAACGTTGGAGGCGATGGAGTCCGGTACGTAG